CGTTGTCAGACCGTATAACGTCTTGAAGCAGCAGAGAAGCGTacgccatcaatcctatcgttaaaACTGAAATAACGTAACGAAGCTTCTAAAACATATTCCTTACGTTCTGATATCAAATTTTATGCGACGTATAAACGAGTACGTTGGTACTATAAACTTTCCTTTACTGTTTACTTCGATAGCTATGTTCGCTTTACTTCCGGACCGTCTGCagtttcaagaattttattGGATACTCTGAATTATTTTGAGGAAAGAATTTTGGTTCACCGAACAAATTCGACGAAGTTGTCCTTAAAAAGAGTAATCTTAATTGCTTCAGCTTAGATTTAGTTTCACCTTATCCGAAAGACGAATGGTTCCGATTGCTAtagaaaacaaataaagttcgttaaacaaatttcgttaaaaaaatattgcaacaatCTAGCTGGACTACTCATTTTAAAGAtagaagcctctacttttgccatccatcgttcatttttatttaagataTTTTTGTATGTCACAATCGCTCGTAAACTGAAAATATCTGTGGTCTCCAATATgttgcaaattgaaacgtctgaaaaaacattgacaaatTGTTCCCGCGACTGAAACCGCtgtagatttaaagattgaagtttcctctttacaacgaatgcttaaaccttgatttacgatttttttctagCCGATTTACTGAAATTCGAATGGAAGGTCTATTGCCATCTCTGCAATAATACAAGGAACAATATCCTCACACaatgaaactcattactcatttttgttttataaaagagtcagaagaaaatcgtaaattaaGTTTGAAGCAGTCGTTGTATAAGGGAAGATTGAATCTTGAAATCTGTAATCGATTCattcagaaaacaaaattttttatgctttttcagacttttcaatgtatagcattttcgaccaaaaactcgtcctcagtttttcacctCTCATATTATGCACAAGTATcctaaaaagaaatgaatggtggtccgcgaaagtagaggcttggaGCTTTAAAATCAGTCCAGGTATATGTAttgctgtactatttttttaaacaaaataatccaACTATTGACAATTTGTTCATGTACTTTTTTTactgtatttatataaaattatgttaatcATCGCATAAATGGATAAAGAATCAGTACATAAATAAACACGGCCACAACTGTTTCAGAATGACTCTGAATGTACTATATGAGGATTAAGATTGTTTCACAAGTGTGCCTGTCACAAATCTTGAAACTTAACGAAATCATCGATATGTCCGCTGATTCGTTGTCTCCACTGTTACGAGATTAAAAGGGAAATTACTACTCCTGGTAGAGTAGTTCCAATCAAAATTaatgtgggagcgcgagcgttccctctcGAAGGtgtctcgatgcgacgtttcggaacgttgcgatgGGAGGCTTCGAGAAGCATGGCGACCGTTACGATCATGGAAAATTCGAGAActcggaaaaacaaataaaatgctCAGAGGTGCCGGGCCTCGCGGTCTTTTGTCGccgaaccacgagcgtgagaGGTTGATTGTATCGTTGATCATATTTTCTGgacattttataataaaattttgttttattaaacaatttgttagcccattacccgtctcaatcctacattAATTAGGCGATAACTGAAgcaattatttgaatgaatacGGTAAGAgactcaattactgtacctacatTAATCAGACGTATTCTTAAAGCATATGtaagtaatgaatattaaaaaatatgtatatatcaactgattttaatggaaaaaatgtaatatttcttttttatattcattatgctttaaaaataagtataattgatataggcgCACAGTAATTCTTAccgtcacagtaattgggtcccttaccctgttcgaaatgaaaaatgatccTTTCGTAGTTTAAAGAAATAGAGAAGAACAGTCGGCCATATACAAAGAAAACAATCAGTTTCACTTGAATGTGAACGTTACAGAGAATGATGTAAGCAATGTGATAAATATAGACCACCACTTTTAACCCTTATTGCTTCGATTATTTTTTCGTACcaccgagaaaaaggaaaacatatttctaaattaacgttttatttttactaaagatGGCCATTTCATTAGCATTGAGATTTTGTATGTGAATAATGTTTAGAAGAGATGCTCGATTTATTCGGTGGAATACTTTCCGACAGAGGTAGTATAATTGTGACTCACACTTATAAATTGTCGAAATGTCGGCACCTAGAAACGCGTATGGCCTTTCACAATGATATCGAATGAGTGTGAGGAAGTTTGCTCGGTTAGCTGGGTTGAATCGGTGGCTGGATGGGCTGGTGCAAGTACCAAAGTAAAGTTTGGCTTGGTTACCGTCCGTGATCCTCCATCGAATCACCAACGGAGTGATAACGATAACTCTAGCAACTGCTCAAGCTAATATCGATTGTTATTAGACGCCGCCGTACGAAATTCGCTTGCCAATTTTGCTGCACAGTCGAAACCAATGGCCCGATGCTAGGCGATCCAAAGATTGGGACTGTGTCGATTGTTTTATCGGtcactcgtttcttcttctcctcctttccAATGCGAAAAGATCTCAGCATTTCATTCGCTTACATCTTATGATATGTTACAAGAAACAGAAAAAGGTCACTTCTAAGTCACCACTACACACTATGTTTTTTCGTCGGACGTACCGAGCAGATGCCACACACTATTTTCAGGATTGCAGAATAATCGTTTATCCTTTATTGTAGGCTCGTTGGAATTAACTCTCCTTTTGCAGATTAATCGTGCAACATACATAGCTGGTATTTAAGTTTGGCGTAGTTTAAGTGACATAGCGCATTTTACCATACTATGTTACCGTCATCAAGGTAATCTTAGCAATCTATTGCAGTATGAATTTTGGATGACTAAAAAGTTTGCTTGTTAGTAGGAAAATGTCAGAATGTTGAGCACATATTACCTCAATAATTTTGCCGTGTGTCATAAGATTGATCGATTATAAGTAAAATGTTGATAAATTACTGTTTGTATTACGTGCACTGTGTTTTTATTGGATTTCCTCGTAgctaaaatatcagaaattaatcgaatattcttcgatttgtaaaagtaatattttaaaagttaCCGGCAAGGAGAAGGAAGGAAAACAATTGCATTGTTATAATTTAGCAAAAAGTATTACGCGAGTGTTCTGCAATTTATGCGATCTGCATTGTACTCGACGAGGACAACAGTATTTTACAGCTAACTGTAACAGACTATACATTACGCACTCCATAATCTCATAGTCTATGACAAATatcaatattaaacaatatggGTAGTTTCATACGCAACACTCTTAAAGATTAGTGCTTATCTTGTAACAGTACTTTAGTTATTGTTCTTGAGCACAGTAGTGGAATGTGATTTCATTTGTCACAGATAATTTCTGCGTCTAGTCGTTGGCTCGGTGGAATATTTATACTAGGAGTGATCGATTCCATTCTCATAATTGTTATTTGATTATCGATCACGGTATTGTGGGCAACCTGCGAACTTATACTACAAACAATTTGTTAAaagtattatagaatataaaaactttcgagtaaaaatcgataataatggtagatatgtacaaaagttaaagtttccttgaaaaattgaacttttacaGATTACGGGTATAAAAGCTTACCGAATTCCCTTCCTCGTAGAAAATTCATCCGTTACGGTATTAGATTTATCAGCGCTTATACGTTAAAATTCGTACAGGTAACAGTTTTTGTTTACGGCAGTGGTGGAGAATATTTCAATCAAATCGTTTGTATGTGAACAATCGTTTAATGCGTAGAACATGAGAAACACTGGTACATGTGTATACGCATGCATACACGTATTTTATTACATAGAAACGTTCCATCTCACGGACTAGACACAGAAATTAATACAGTTATATTACAAgtaagaatgtttttattttgcgaatGTTTAAATATGGAGTTACAAGGTTTATCTGTGTAGGGATGTAATGTAAAAACATTGAGTCCGTTTCAATGTAAGTTGGTATGTCATTTCCGAGTGCCGAATAGAAACAACTATGCAGCTGCTGAACtcacattaaaaagaaaatcgttcgATATTGTTATATCAGCGATATTGTTATATCACTTTTATATCAGcagttagaaaatatttcatttgatttcTCATGTCGTCATTCATTTTCAAAACTGATGTACAGTAACAAAGTTCGTTAAGAGCAATCTTGAATTAACGTAGAAACGTTTGTAGACAGTTCTCGAAATTCGTGGAACATTTAGGATACACTTCGTGCACCTTCAAGACATCCTACTTGCTGCTAGAACTTCTACGGTACCATTACCGGACTTATCAAACATGGTGCCGATGAGTATACTAGCTCTATATGCTTAAGCTTGAGCTCGGTTTACACGGATATCGCCATTTCGATTGGTTGACTGAAACAAATGAACTTGGCTGCTATATGTTTTCGATATACCAATTGATCGGTGTAATTGGTGGTACAACTGAAAAGGGGGCGATTCTACGTaataaaataagtcgaaaatgtagaataaaatttgttcacacgaggctttgtattcgagaaaattgtcTTTGAAAACCCGTAAAGTCCGCGCGCCTAGCATTTGCAGAGagtagaatcggtcggtcgtgAACAGACCTGTCACATGATACCTATTCAACAGAATATGACataatttcattctacatttcccacttattttttaaatgtggaatcaccccttttCTTATCGTAACACAAAAGTTGAaaagtaattgtaaaaaaagTTTGATGCTAGTTTGTAATTGTGAAACATTGTATTCGATAAGAGCGACAAGATTGAAATTGACTGGGATAAAGAAGCACTTTTATGTTAATCTCGGAACCGACATTGCACTTACGTACTTTCTTTGAAATCTCTGTGTTTCTCGTGTGCAATGCGAATACATTGCTTGTATTTTGCGTTTCGCTCGGAATTATTTCTTCGGAGCAGTTAATGTACAGTCGAAAATAACTCTGCACGACAACGCTAGTTAAATATCTGTTATTTAAATGAGTGTTTAAAAACAATGGATTCCTTGATTCTCTAGAATAGTGCTGGGCACGTTTGGGGCCCCtcgaacgcttgcttcccccatcaATCGGTCCTCCGTGCAGCGCACgctttcgtcgcgttcgctggtgtctcgcgttTTCGTTGCCCCACGGTAACGGCGCTCACTGGAAGGGGATAGTGGGCGGGCTATGGTGGGGACGATTTTGCCTGAATTGAAGCAAACGTGCCCGGCACTGGTCTAGAAGGAGTATTTCTCTTCCCGAGAAGATTCAGTCGGAAAgacgattgaaaaaaattgttcttgcgATCAACACGAACGATGAACTTTATCGAACGACCTTTCGCTATACGCTGAAGCACGCGCGTGCACACGTTATATCGTTATAATAGAACGAGTATTACTCTATTTTTAACATACATATATCTTGCGTTTCATCTATATCCGCCGGGTTACTTTTCACATTGTTGCCTAGATCAAGCATACTTGTTCGGACTACAAGAAGTGTAAAGTTTTACATCTCCGTATTCTCCTCGGTCTCTTCGTCAACTTTCGGCAACATGTAAACACTAGGAATCGACGGCACGTGATCCTCGAGCTTCAGAATCGGCTTGCAGTCTCTAGTGACGTCTACCTGATTGAAACAGTCCTTTAAGATATTGATTTCGTTCTCGTGGGCGAACAGACTGGTAGGTGGATCTGTTCCGCATATGTCGTTCTCGTCGTTGCCGTTCCTGTGGCACAGGTTGCCAGACGGAAATTGTCACGAGGTCAACGCGAAAGGATCCGTTGACAGCTCGTCCACACTTGGACTGGCTTTGATCGGCTCCGGTTTTTCCACCTGATGGCTGAGCCTATGGACGATCTCATCATGGAGGATGTTGAAGCACATCGCGGTGATTGCGATCCCAGACATTATGTAGCAGGAGCAAAACCAAATGGTTACGTTCCTCGACTCGTAAAGATTCTGACGGGGGTAGGAACCGGGAACCATATCGCCGAACCCAATCGTGCTCATGCTCATGAAGCAGAAGTAGCTTGCATCTGCGATCAAATAAGAAACAAGACGGTTAAATGCACAATATAACCCTTTCATTGCTGGCGTAATCTTAAATGAAAATCTATCGGTTCTTCAATCCAAGTGCCTTCCGATTCTAGATTTAAGGGGGTATTTTGGTTTTGAACTTTCGAAGAATCCATTTTCTTTAATCCTTAACATTAGGATTACGAAGCGTTAAAATGGGATACTttacaatactttataaaaatagcaagaatttatctattaaattttgagccattattacaataatatatgcccaaagaaataagtttgttgaacaAATTCTCATAGATGCATcggtacaatctcaataattgtacattattaatattacaactgaatatattaaaaatacaattcaattcaattctatcgaatattcatttcagataaatCGTCTAAATGCACAAATGTTTATATCATTAAGGGCGAAGGTCGACTTCTCAGAGTCGACTTTTCAGAgtctttttcagagtcagcaggtcggtaactgctgtataatttccgttcacagtcttcagacacagacttaagatccgttttggtttgatccgacgggtcgttgtcacatgttttgctctgcattatcgatattatgaattctgacgccagaaacgtgtttcaagtttttggctttatttcgcagagaatcaagacaaaaaatagctcaatttgtttctggagatattttctagcgtgcgctactctcgatttcatccagaaaactaatccaatggcataaaaatgcttggattgcaCGGCATGTACATTGTGCGGTTTTTGGTCTacttctaatatttatattgccaaatatctgcatagttTCGTCCGTTCATGACCAGAGCGTTAGATTGAACACTCCTCTTTAGAGTGAGCCCTTccccagtgaaaaatattctcatataaggacgaaaagttgagacacgtaAAATCATGTTccgcctaattttgtcggtaacgtagtcactctacctcattgtgaattacggagtcttggctcttaatagttacacattaaataatgatattaaacgcggagaaatattacaaaaatcaaaattgaaaattcctccattttgtaaataatcaagattttcaatttattttgattcGGACTTAGTCACATTTATGTGTACtgattaaatataattcatcattttttgGTTTTCAACCAACAGAAGCAAAAGGACCAGAATCATGGCAACgctcaacaaatattttctaaaacatacttcataaaaatgtatataactcgtcatttttattgtttttgattaaaaaaaaaaaacaatttatgtacttcaaatacccaTAAATGTGTGCGCAAAATCGTAATGTAAAAAGTATAATAGTTCTGctgaaaaaatttcttccaaaaataagttaattttgggatttttctaaaaaagtttGGCCTCATTTTCTAGAAACATTTTACAGGTATCAAAATctcaattttggaaaaattggacTCTTTTTGTTACTGATTTTCAACACACAATATTGCTATTAAAATAAAGGACCACAGTGTAATGTCCCTATAAATATAtgggagagaaaaattttcccACGATAGTATGACATGATCGTTGAGACATTACTAATGTAATGACAAAACTTTATtggttttacttattttttcatgagatTTTCACCactatatttgtgacatttttctgaacaTAAAGAGGCCAAACTTAATacgatttggatcatatttatttgtttaattgaCGATGTAGCATaagctcgattatccgaaccgatgctaTCTGAATTCTTTATCGTCCGCATTCAATCAGTAAATCAGTAAATATTTCATCAGGTAATCGTTTTTAATTGGAATATACTAATCTCtatgaaaattagaaattcaCTTCCGTGGTAGGTAAGgcacgttaaataatttttgacattttctgatGCATATCGTTGACTATATATCCCTTTTGAGGCAATGCGTTtcgttcgggaaaaatcgggATTCTCTTTTGCAACGTACCCACAAAGGACCAGTCGTCCAACTTGTGCAGAGTAAAAGCGCCTGCCACAATGTAGCACAGTATTGCACCGAGACAAATGCTGATTGGTGCGAGTATAGTAACGTTTGGCCTGTCACCGGAGCCAAGACTCGACACTTCGTCCTTTGGGCTGGCCTTAATTTCCACTGTGCTCGTGAACGTTGACGCATTTGCGCGGACATAAAAGGGCTCCTGTAACTGcaattgctgttgctgctgagcCAGTTCTTCCTGCTGCCTTTTCTTCCTCATTCGCCTCTCCTTCTCCTGGGCCCATGTcaatttaaaaacaattttaagaTCGATCTACCAAGAAAGTGCCTTCACTTTCCCGCACTGTTTTGCAATATTCCTTTCCAAATTTATCTTATCAAGATCAACATGGGAAGATAAACTTTGTGTACacggatttgcaaataaaaaaatacacaaattATTCGAGGATTACATACATCTAGAGACGCCAAAGGAAGGGTTATACTTGAGAATTGTTTCGTGAAATTTCGCTCAAACAAATTCTTCTATGCttctattattatcattattcagtttttcaatgtggaaaatattttcatttacgataAACATTAATGCAATGAAAAaacgaagaaataatttttcattaaagttacgttagcacaaaattttcgagtttgaggtcatttcaaggtcatagtatAAAACACTGTTGAATTCATCTCGACGTCAGCAACAATTCtattatgtccaaaacatgtggtgccatttaaaaaagtcaaggtgacctttacttttttacgtaaagagtatttttttagatttaagaatatgcggACGTGTAACTCGCCAAGTATtgacaaacttttgtctaaaaccattttttaattgcactatcggaaatgcctaaaaaatggtgacataacttaacggggggaccctgtatatatgtatattgatcaaaataatatatgtatgaatATGATGTAGGTGCCTTTTTAACATTACGTAAATAATAAGTGTTGTATTTcatgtattttaaaatatttaatctctCATTTGCTCTACTTATCAGTTATTGTTCCTCTGAGAAATATAACTCCACTTTCCTGCTGTACCACAGTTTACATTCACTCTGTATAATAGTGAAGATATTCATATTTTACCGTGCAAGAGAAATGTATCGCTTTTCGGTCTCATGAGGATTGAACATCATACATCTTTTCATGCATCAGTACCTagagtcagtcaaaaaagtctccgtacaccgtacaagaatttatttaatgttgcacaattttaaaggaaatggtaataaataaataattcttgcgttattatgttcactaaacataacatttattaacagtgcaacaaaagctatattacatttatttgttaacaaataaacaaaggaaaaagtaaaactcaacgaaaacgaggtcaaaaaagtctctgtacatgtaacactattattcataatttgttaattagtgATCAGTTGGACCgccttttaattttataatttcttgcaTCCTCTTTGGCATTGTTTGAACTAATTTTTGTATTGTACTTGGCTGAATATTTTCCCATTCCAACAATATATTAGATTTTAGGTCTTCCTTGTTTTTTATtgtgtattttttcaaatttctttttatttctcccCACAAATGTTCGATTGCATTAATGTCGGGAGATTGTGGAGGTGTATGCAGCTGTTTCGGGACATTGTATAATACCCATTCCTTTACTTTCTTAGCCATGTGCTTAGGGTCGTTATCCTgctggaagataaacgactcttcaagatgtaattttctggcactgttttttaaattttctttcaaaatgttcaaatatttatgctgatccattataccgtcaataaagactaaatttcccacccctgctacactcatacacccccacaccatcacgCTGGCGCCTCCTTATTTAAACGATGGGAGTTTTTTGAGTTTCATCTgttcatttggttttctcc
This region of Halictus rubicundus isolate RS-2024b unplaced genomic scaffold, iyHalRubi1_principal scaffold0358, whole genome shotgun sequence genomic DNA includes:
- the LOC143364234 gene encoding uncharacterized protein LOC143364234, which produces MGYESVSIIHGLLLYDFFLRKYNSLNIDNLSKIGNLLFNYAFWYRCCGSITPKSTWGKIATMGYASLGIPLTVVYLSSAGGLLSRCARGVFTRAPCCCLCSNCGYCCYDERRMEEKERRMRKKRQQEELAQQQQQLQLQEPFYVRANASTFTSTVEIKASPKDEVSSLGSGDRPNVTILAPISICLGAILCYIVAGAFTLHKLDDWSFVDASYFCFMSMSTIGFGDMVPGSYPRQNLYESRNVTIWFCSCYIMSGIAITAMCFNILHDEIVHRLSHQVEKPEPIKASPSVDELSTDPFALTS